One segment of Streptomyces sp. TG1A-8 DNA contains the following:
- a CDS encoding bifunctional o-acetylhomoserine/o-acetylserine sulfhydrylase, whose protein sequence is MSTQADTSAWSFETKQVHAGAAPDPVTGARATPVYQTTSFVFRDTQHAADLFSLAEPGNIYTRIHNPTTDVLEQRIAALEGGVAAVALASGQAAQTLALLTLAGAGDHVVSSASLYGGTFNLFRHTLPRLGIEVSFVDDPDDPEAWRAAVRPGTKAFFAESLGNPRGNVLDVRAVADVAHAAGVPLVVDNTVPTPYLLRPIEHGADVVVHSATKFLGGHGTAIAGVVVDGGTFDFGAHPGRFPDFTEPDASYHGLRYWPALGPGAFAVKLRVQLLRDLGPALAPHSAFLLLQGVETLSLRIERHTANAQALAQWLEQRDEVAVVHYPGLESSRWYEAGQRYLPRGAGAVVSFELRGGVEAGKRFVDAVELFSHLANIGDVRSLIIHPASTTHSQLTEDQLVATGTAPGLVRLSVGIESLADLKADLEAGFRAAKGTA, encoded by the coding sequence ATGAGCACGCAGGCCGACACCTCGGCGTGGTCCTTCGAGACCAAGCAGGTCCACGCCGGAGCCGCCCCGGACCCGGTCACCGGCGCCCGCGCCACGCCCGTCTACCAGACCACCTCGTTCGTGTTCCGCGACACGCAGCACGCGGCGGACCTGTTCTCGCTGGCCGAGCCCGGCAACATCTACACCCGCATCCACAACCCCACCACCGACGTCCTCGAGCAGCGGATCGCCGCGCTGGAGGGCGGGGTGGCGGCGGTGGCGCTGGCGTCGGGGCAGGCGGCCCAGACCCTGGCGCTGCTGACGCTGGCCGGTGCCGGGGACCACGTCGTCTCCAGCGCGTCCCTGTACGGCGGCACGTTCAACCTGTTCCGGCACACCCTGCCCAGGCTCGGCATCGAGGTGTCGTTCGTGGACGACCCGGACGATCCCGAGGCCTGGCGGGCCGCGGTCCGGCCGGGCACCAAGGCGTTCTTCGCCGAGTCACTGGGCAATCCGCGCGGCAACGTGCTCGACGTGCGGGCGGTCGCGGACGTGGCGCACGCCGCGGGCGTCCCGCTGGTCGTGGACAACACCGTGCCGACGCCGTACCTGCTGCGCCCGATCGAGCACGGCGCGGACGTCGTCGTGCACTCCGCGACCAAGTTCCTCGGCGGGCACGGGACCGCGATCGCCGGTGTGGTGGTGGACGGCGGCACCTTCGACTTCGGGGCGCACCCCGGACGGTTCCCGGACTTCACCGAGCCGGACGCCAGCTACCACGGGCTGCGCTACTGGCCGGCGCTCGGCCCGGGCGCGTTCGCGGTCAAGCTGCGGGTGCAGCTGCTGCGCGACCTCGGCCCGGCGCTCGCCCCGCATTCGGCGTTCCTGCTGCTGCAAGGGGTGGAGACGCTGAGCCTGCGCATCGAGCGGCACACCGCCAACGCGCAGGCGCTCGCGCAGTGGCTGGAGCAGCGCGACGAGGTCGCCGTCGTGCACTATCCGGGCCTCGAATCCAGTCGGTGGTACGAGGCCGGGCAGAGGTACCTGCCGCGCGGCGCCGGCGCGGTGGTCTCCTTCGAACTGCGCGGCGGGGTCGAGGCGGGCAAGCGGTTCGTGGACGCGGTCGAGCTGTTCAGCCACCTCGCCAACATCGGCGACGTCCGCAGTCTGATCATCCACCCGGCCTCCACGACACACAGCCAGCTGACCGAGGACCAGCTGGTGGCCACCGGGACCGCGCCGGGCCTGGTGCGGTTGTCAGTCGGCATCGAGAGCCTCGCCGACCTCAAGGCGGATCTGGAGGCGGGCTTCCGCGCGGCCAAGGGCACGGCCTGA
- a CDS encoding homoserine O-acetyltransferase produces the protein MAPFTTGAWREGDPPGRRRWYAAGKPLPLHAGGELPGVRLAYETWGRLAPDASNAVLVLHALTGDSHAAGPAGPGHPAPGWWDPLIGPGLPLDTDRWFVVAPNVLGGCQGSTGPASPRPDGRRAWGAAFPFLTQRDQVAAEAGLADALGIGRWALVVGGSMGGMRAVEWAVSHPGRTGALLLLATAAAASAEQIAWAGIQLRAIRCDPHWHGGDYHGTGRGPHTGLGLARRLAHVTYRSEPELQARFGRAPQDAEDPRRGGRYRVESYLDHHAAKLVRRFDAASYVVLTEAMNAHDVGRDRGGPRAALGRVSAPALVAGVDSDRLYPLAQQAELAALIPGADRLRVVESPYGHDGFLIETEQVGALVRELLD, from the coding sequence ATGGCGCCGTTCACCACCGGGGCCTGGCGGGAGGGGGACCCGCCGGGCCGGCGCCGCTGGTACGCGGCCGGGAAGCCGCTGCCGCTGCACGCGGGCGGGGAGCTGCCGGGCGTGCGGCTGGCCTACGAGACCTGGGGGCGGCTCGCGCCGGACGCGTCGAACGCGGTGCTGGTGCTGCACGCGCTGACCGGTGACAGCCACGCCGCCGGTCCCGCCGGGCCCGGGCATCCCGCGCCCGGCTGGTGGGACCCCCTGATCGGGCCCGGGCTGCCGCTGGACACCGACCGGTGGTTCGTGGTGGCACCGAACGTGCTGGGCGGCTGCCAGGGCAGCACGGGCCCCGCCTCACCGCGCCCGGACGGACGGCGGGCCTGGGGCGCGGCGTTCCCGTTCCTCACCCAGCGCGACCAGGTGGCCGCCGAGGCCGGCCTGGCCGACGCCCTCGGCATCGGGCGCTGGGCGCTGGTCGTGGGCGGTTCGATGGGCGGGATGCGGGCCGTGGAGTGGGCGGTGTCCCACCCCGGGCGGACCGGGGCGCTGCTGCTGCTCGCCACGGCGGCGGCGGCGAGCGCGGAGCAGATCGCGTGGGCCGGCATCCAGCTGCGGGCCATCCGCTGCGACCCGCACTGGCACGGCGGCGACTACCACGGCACCGGCCGCGGCCCGCACACCGGTCTGGGCCTGGCCCGCCGGCTCGCCCACGTCACCTACCGCAGCGAGCCGGAACTGCAGGCGCGCTTCGGCCGCGCGCCGCAGGACGCGGAGGACCCCCGGCGCGGCGGGCGGTACCGGGTGGAGTCCTACCTGGACCACCACGCGGCCAAGCTGGTGCGCCGTTTCGACGCGGCCAGCTACGTCGTGCTCACCGAGGCGATGAACGCCCACGACGTGGGCCGGGACCGGGGCGGTCCGCGGGCCGCCCTCGGCCGGGTGAGCGCCCCGGCGCTGGTGGCCGGCGTCGACTCCGACCGCCTCTACCCGCTCGCCCAGCAGGCGGAACTGGCCGCGCTGATCCCGGGCGCCGACCGGCTGCGGGTGGTGGAGTCGCCCTACGGGCACGACGGGTTCCTGATCGAGACCGAGCAGGTGGGCGCGCTGGTGCGGGAG